The proteins below come from a single Limimonas halophila genomic window:
- a CDS encoding thioesterase family protein, with amino-acid sequence MSTAITHTDTVRPEWVDYNGHMNEAFYVVVFSHATDALLAALDLGPAYRERTGCSIYTVEAHVRYLREVTEGTELTVTSHVTGVDRKRLHICHSMHAGGEEIATEEVMTLHVDQNAGRTAPFPEDVAARARDRATAPPEWAGRAIAPVAPGTKGA; translated from the coding sequence ATGAGCACGGCCATCACGCACACCGACACCGTCCGCCCCGAGTGGGTCGATTATAACGGCCACATGAACGAGGCGTTCTACGTCGTCGTCTTCAGCCACGCCACGGACGCGCTCCTGGCGGCGCTGGACCTGGGACCGGCCTACCGCGAGCGGACGGGGTGCAGCATCTACACCGTCGAGGCGCACGTCCGCTACCTGCGCGAGGTCACCGAGGGCACCGAGCTGACCGTGACCAGCCACGTCACGGGCGTGGACCGCAAGCGCCTGCACATCTGCCACAGCATGCACGCCGGGGGCGAGGAGATCGCCACCGAGGAGGTCATGACGCTGCACGTCGACCAGAACGCGGGGCGCACCGCCCCCTTCCCCGAGGACGTCGCCGCCCGCGCCCGTGACCGCGCGACCGCGCCGCCCGAGTGGGCGGGCCGCGCCATCGCCCCCGTCGCACCCGGCACCAAGGGAGCCTGA
- a CDS encoding enoyl-CoA hydratase-related protein, producing the protein MSEAVKTTRDNGVLEITLDRPKVNAIDRATSIALGEAFATLRDDPELRCAVITAAGDKMFSAGWDLKAAAAGDEEEVGLWWHTDYGQGSFAGITELWDLDKPVIAALNGLTLGGGFELAIACDLIVCAEHVEFGLPEVPLGIVPDSGGLQRVPKYLPHRIAAELLLLGRRMPAQEAMHYGMVNAVVPQDELMATARGWARTIAQGAPLAVQAIKEILRETDGMSVHESFDKLRSGDLKNFPKVLLSEDAKEGVAAFAEKRTANFRGV; encoded by the coding sequence ATGAGCGAGGCCGTCAAGACGACCCGCGACAACGGGGTGCTGGAAATCACCCTCGACCGCCCGAAGGTCAACGCCATCGACCGCGCGACTTCGATCGCGCTGGGCGAGGCCTTCGCCACGCTGCGCGACGATCCCGAGCTGCGCTGCGCCGTCATTACGGCCGCCGGTGACAAGATGTTCTCCGCCGGCTGGGACCTGAAGGCGGCCGCCGCCGGCGACGAGGAGGAAGTCGGGCTGTGGTGGCACACCGACTACGGCCAGGGCTCCTTCGCCGGGATTACGGAGCTGTGGGACCTCGACAAGCCCGTCATCGCGGCCCTCAACGGCCTGACGCTCGGCGGCGGCTTCGAGCTGGCGATCGCCTGCGACCTGATCGTCTGTGCCGAGCACGTGGAGTTCGGGCTCCCCGAGGTGCCGCTCGGCATCGTGCCGGATTCCGGCGGCCTTCAGCGCGTGCCCAAGTACCTGCCGCACCGCATCGCCGCCGAGCTGCTGCTGCTGGGCCGCCGCATGCCGGCGCAGGAGGCCATGCACTACGGCATGGTCAACGCCGTCGTGCCGCAGGATGAGCTGATGGCCACGGCCCGCGGCTGGGCCCGCACGATTGCCCAGGGCGCGCCGCTGGCGGTGCAGGCGATCAAGGAAATCCTGCGCGAGACCGACGGCATGTCCGTGCACGAGAGCTTCGACAAGCTGCGCAGCGGCGATCTCAAGAACTTCCCCAAGGTGCTGCTCAGCGAGGATGCCAAGGAAGGTGTCGCCGCCTTCGCCGAGAAGCGCACGGCCAACTTCCGCGGCGTTTAA
- a CDS encoding acyl-CoA dehydrogenase family protein, translating into MDFALTTEQELIVESTRRFVEDECMPHEPEVERQDAVPAELQRQIRAKAIENGFYAANMPEALGGGGLDTLTLTLMERELGKTNFALQALVHRPSNILRACTDAQAEHYLYPVIRGERMECVAMTEPNAGSDLRGMETTAVRDGDDWVINGTKHFISHADLADFTVLFAATGAEETPRGKRKKITTFLVDHDTPGMEVRPGYNSPCHRGYHNSILNFDDCRVPNSRVLGEIDQGFEVANTWLAPARLTVAIQSVGRAQRALALAADWAANRKQFGQPVGRFQGTSFKIADMATEIEAAEMLCLRAAWRHDQGTMTDTDAAMAKLYATEALGRVADHAVQIFGGMGLVDETPVERLWRDARLERIWDGTSEIQRHVISRAILRDYEQ; encoded by the coding sequence ATGGATTTCGCCCTCACGACCGAGCAGGAGCTGATCGTCGAGAGCACGCGGCGCTTCGTCGAGGACGAATGCATGCCGCACGAGCCCGAGGTCGAGCGCCAGGACGCCGTGCCGGCCGAGCTGCAGCGCCAGATCCGCGCCAAGGCGATCGAGAACGGCTTCTACGCCGCCAACATGCCCGAAGCGTTGGGTGGCGGCGGCCTGGACACCCTGACGCTCACCCTCATGGAGCGCGAGCTGGGCAAGACCAACTTCGCCCTCCAGGCGCTCGTGCACCGGCCCAGCAACATCCTGCGCGCCTGCACCGACGCGCAGGCGGAACACTACCTGTATCCCGTCATCCGCGGCGAGCGCATGGAATGCGTCGCCATGACGGAACCCAACGCCGGCTCCGATCTGCGCGGGATGGAGACCACGGCCGTCCGCGACGGCGACGACTGGGTCATCAACGGCACGAAGCACTTCATCTCGCACGCCGATCTGGCGGACTTCACCGTGCTCTTCGCCGCCACGGGCGCCGAGGAAACCCCGCGCGGCAAGCGCAAGAAGATCACCACCTTCCTGGTGGACCACGACACGCCGGGGATGGAAGTGCGGCCCGGCTACAACAGTCCATGCCATCGCGGCTACCACAACAGCATCCTCAATTTCGACGATTGCCGCGTGCCGAACAGCCGCGTGCTGGGCGAGATCGACCAGGGCTTCGAGGTGGCGAACACCTGGCTGGCCCCGGCGCGGCTGACCGTCGCCATCCAGAGCGTCGGCCGGGCGCAGCGCGCGCTGGCGCTGGCCGCGGACTGGGCGGCCAACCGCAAGCAGTTCGGCCAGCCCGTCGGCCGCTTCCAGGGCACGAGCTTCAAGATCGCCGACATGGCGACCGAGATCGAGGCGGCGGAGATGCTGTGCCTGCGCGCGGCCTGGCGCCACGACCAGGGCACGATGACCGACACCGACGCCGCCATGGCCAAGCTCTACGCCACCGAGGCGCTGGGCCGCGTCGCGGACCACGCGGTGCAGATCTTCGGCGGCATGGGCCTGGTGGACGAAACGCCGGTGGAGCGCCTCTGGCGCGACGCCCGCCTGGAGCGGATCTGGGACGGCACCAGCGAGATCCAGCGCCACGTCATCTCGCGCGCGATCCTGCGCGATTACGAGCAGTAA